The proteins below come from a single Cryptococcus gattii WM276 chromosome D, complete sequence genomic window:
- a CDS encoding Vacuole protein, putative (Similar to TIGR gene model, INSD accession AAW42927.1) translates to MKLAPLLIPFIATAATANLAGNALSWAGQLVSGGRDALAVADGPIKTMDSWSYVDCGLATDAVQIKSITVSPDPPVPGKNLTVNVKADVLTTIEEGAYADVTVKLGLIKLLHKEFDLCDEARNANATVQCPVKPGPYSVSQMVELPEEIPKAKFAVLVRGFTVEDEDMLCLDLFVDFMKK, encoded by the exons ATGAAGCTAGCCCCCCTCCTCATTCCCTTCATCGCCACAGCAGCCACAGCAAACCTCGCTGGTAATGCCCTCTCCTGGGCCGGCCAGTTGGTCAGCGGTGGACGTGACGCACTTGCCGTCGCCGACGGACCCATCAAGACTATGGACTCTTGGAGCTATGTTGACTGCG GATTGGCCACTGACGCGGT CCAAATCAAGTCAATCACGGTCTCTCCAGACCCTCCTGTCCCCGGAAAGAACCTCACTGTGAACGTCAAGGCCGATGTCCTCACAACTATTGAG GAAGGCGCCTATGCCGACGTCACGGTCAAGCTTGGTTTAATCAAGCTACTGCACAAGGAATTTGACCTCTGTGACGAAGC CCGTAATGCGAACGCGACTGTCCAGTGTCCTGTTAAGCCCGGTCCTTATTCTGTTTCTCAGATGGTTGAACTTCCAGAGGAAATTCCCAAGGCCAAGTTCGCCGTCCTGGTCAGGGGTTTCACTGTTGAAGACGAGGACATGCTCTGCTTGGATCTCTTTGTTGATTTT ATGAAGAAGTAA